A genome region from Anopheles stephensi strain Indian chromosome 2, UCI_ANSTEP_V1.0, whole genome shotgun sequence includes the following:
- the LOC118504719 gene encoding protein D2-like — MQVDIGQFFAEHDIVPVLIDRAPDAFAKVVYRGKKLVDAGKELSPAEVREEPKVEWYADPTALYTLVMIDPDSPSRMEPWNREFAHWLVGNIPGRHVQNGETLFEYIPVFPRSGVGFHRYIFLVFQQQSWNDYSGAPRASNKNRTPRIRFSTRDFARHYSLGSPVAGNFFIAQYDDFVPVILSRYPASDDY; from the exons ATGCAGGTGGACATTGGGCAGTTCTTTGCCGAGCACGACATCGTGCCGGTGCTGATCGATCGGGCACCGGACGCCTTCGCTAAGGTGGTGTACCGCGGCAAGAAGCTAGTGGACGCCGGCAAGGAACTATCGCCGGCCGAAGTGCGCGAGGAACCGAAGGTGGAGTGGTATGCCGATCCGACCGCACTCTACACGCTCGTCATGATCGATCCGGACTCGCCGAGCCGGATGGAACCGTGGAACCGGGAGTTTGCCCACTGGCTCGTGGGGAACATCCCGGGCCGGCACGTGCAGAACGGCGAGACGCTGTTCGAGTACATTCCGGTGTTTCCTCGGTCGGGTGTCGGCTTCCATCGGTACATCTTTCTCGTGTTTCAACAGCAATCGTGGAACGATTACTCGGGTGCACCACGGGCCTCGAATAA AAACCGAACGCCCAGGATACGGTTCAGTACGCGAGACTTTGCACGACACTACAGCCTAGGCAGTCCGGTGGCGGGCAATTTCTTCATCGCGCAGTACGATGACTTTGTGCCGGTTATACTCTCCCGATATCCGGCTTCGGATGATTACtaa